The Nocardioides houyundeii genome includes the window TCGGCCAGCTCGAGCCGCAGCGCGGCGGCCACCGTGACGTCGAGCCCGGCGAACGGCTCGTCGAGCAGCAGCAGCCGCGGCCGGCAGGCCAGCGCCCGGGCGATCGCGACGCGTTGGGCCTGGCCGCCGGAGAGCTGCCCGGGCCGCCGGCGGGCCAGCTCGGTCACGCCGAAGCGTTCCAGCCACTCGAGTGCCGTGGCGTCGGCGACCCGGCGCGGAACCCCCCGGGCGCGCAGCCCGAAGGCGACGTTGTCGCACGCGCTGAGGTGGGGGAACAGGGAGCGGTCCTGGAACACCACGCCGAGCTCGCGCGCCGGCACCGGCAGCGACGCCCAGTCGGTCCCGTCCACCAGGACCTGGCCGGTCATCGGAACCAGCCCGGCGAGCGCGTGCAGCAGGGTCGACTTGCCGGCCCCGTTGGGCCCGATCACCGCCACCACCTCGCCGGGCCCGGCCTGCAGGTGCGCCGTGACGCGCCCCGGCACCACGACCTCGGCCAGCAACCCGAACGCACCGCCCGCTGGCGACCCCGCTGGCGACCCCGCAGGTGAGGGAGTGGTCACGGTCGCACCAGCCAGCGGTTGCGGAGCAGGGCCAGCACCGCAAGGGAGGCCGCGAGCAGCACCAGGCTCAGGGTGCGGGCCACCTCGACGTCGGCCTGGAGCTCGGCGTAGATCAGGGACGGCATCGTCTGGGTGGTGCCCGGATAGTTGCCGGCGAAGGTGATCGTCGCTCCGAACTCGCCCAGGGAACGGGCCCAGGCCAGTGCGGAGCCCGCCGCGATGCCGGGCAGCACCAGGGGCAGGGTGACTCGTCGGAAGGTGAGCAGGCGGGTCGCCCCCAGGGTGGCGGCCACCCGGTCGAGCTGGTCCCCGCCGGTGCGCAGGCTGCCCTCGACCGAGAGGACGTAGAACGGCATCGCCACGAAGGTGTGGGCGATGACCACGGCCCAGGTCGTGTAGGGGATGGTGACCCCCAGGTCGCGCAGCGGTGCCCCGACCAGGCCGGTGCGGCCCAGCGCGCTGAGCAGGGCGACCCCCGCGACCACGGGCGGGAGCACCAGCGGCACGGTCACCAGGGCGCGCAGGACCGATCGCCCGGGGAACTCCACCCGGGCCAGCACCCAGGCCAGGGGAGTGCCCAGCACCAGGCAGGCGACCACGGTGGCGCCGCTGGCCACGGTGGTCAGCCAGAGGGCGCGCAGCACCCGCTCGTCGCGCAGGTGCGCGCCGAGGGCGTCCGCGTCGGTGGACGCCACCAACGCCACCAGCGGTACGACGAGCAGCGCCACCGCGAACGCGGCCGGGGCCAGCAGCACCACCGGCGGACGGCCCAGGCTCGACGTGCGCGAGGTGCTCATCTGTCCGGCTCGCTGCCCGGGTCGGTGAACCCTGCCTCGGTGAGCACGCGGCGGCCCTCAGGGCCCAGCGCCAGCTCCAGGAACTCCCGCGCCAGGTCGGGCTCCTGGGCGCCGGCCAGCACGGCGACGAGGTAGTCGGTGGGCCGGCTCGCGCCTCCTGGCAGCTGGACGACCTCGATGCCATCCCCGGCAGCGACGGCGTCGCTGCGGTAGACCAGCCCGGCGTCCGCCTCGCCGCTGGTCACCCGGGCGAGCACGGCCTTGACGTCGACCTCCTGGCTGGCCGGGGCCGCGGCTACGTCGTTGCGACTCAGCACCTCCGCGGCGAGCGCCCCGCACGGTGCGGTCGGCACGCAGGTCACGAAGTCGACGTCCGGGTCCTCGAGGTCGGTGACGTCGTCGACGGCCGGATCGCCGGCCGGGGTGATCAGCACCAGGGTGTTGCGTGCCAGCAGTCGGGGGCTGTCCGCGACCCCGCCCGCGTCCTGCGCCAGGCTCATGGAGCGCTGGTCGGCGGTGGCCAGCACGTCGGCCGGGGCGCCCTCGGTCACCTGCTGCGCCAGGGTCGCGGAGGAGTCGAAGGCGAGCCTGACCTCCACGTCCGGGTGCGCCGCCTCGAAGGTGTCGCCCAGCCGGGTGAAGGTCTCGGTGAGCGAGGCGGCCGCGAGCACCGTGAGGCTGCGCTCGTCGGGCTCGCCCCCCGGCCCGAGGCCGCACCCGCTGAGCGTCAGCAGGAGGGCCGCGAGCGCGGGGAGCAGGAGTCGTGGTCTCACGGGACCTCGACGACGACGTTGGTCGACTTGACCGAGGCGATGGCCCGCACGCCCGGCTCGAGACCGAGGTCGTCGGCCGCCTCGCTGCTCATCAGGGAGACCAGGCGGTAGGGACCGCAGATCATCTCGACCTGGGCCATCACGGTGTCCCGCTTGACCCGCGTGACGATGCCGGGCAGGCGGTTGCGCGCGCTCACCGAGGCGGCCCGGGTCTGCTCCCGGTCCGGGGAGTCGGCCAGGGACTCGGCCAGGGCGGCGAGGTCGGTGCCCTCGATGACCTGGGGGCCGCTGGTCGCCAGGGTCGTCACCCGCCCGCCGTCGATCCAGCGACGCAGGGTGTCGTTGCTGACACCCAGCAGCGCTGCCGCCTCCGCAATTCGGTACGTCGTCACGCCGACAGTGTGACGCAGATGCGGAACTGCTTCCAGACCTGTGGCGGAATCCGGCCGGTGGCCGCTCGGGCCGCATCCTCCCGGCTGGGACGGGCCTGAGAGGATTCCGGGGTGAGTGGGAAGCCGGCGCGTCACCAGACCTCCATGGCGGGGATGATCGGCGCGATGATCGTGCTCGTGGCGGCGGTCCTCGCCGTCGTGCTGCTGCGCGACCTGGGACGCGAGAGCGCGGAGACCAGCCCGGACGCGCTGGAGTGGGAGTCGGCGGTCGCCGGCGCCCAGGACACCGGCCTCGAGGTGGCCTACCCCGCCAGGCTGCCTGCGGGGTGGAAGGTCACCAGCGTCGAGCTGGAGCCCACCGATCCTCCGACGTGGGGGATGGGCATGCTCACCGACACCGGCGCCTTCGTCGGGCTTCGGCAGCAGGACGAGTCCGTCCGGGACCTGGTCGAGACCTACGTCGACGACGACGCGGAGGAGGGTGACCCGGTTCAGGTCGGCGGGGACCTCGGCGGCACCTGGTCGACGTACACCGACGAGGGCGGGGACACCGCCTTCGTGCTGGAGCGTGGCGACGACGTGCTGCTGGTCTACGGCTCCGCGCCGCGCGAGGTCATCATCGACTTCGCCGAGCAGCTCACCGAGGCTCCGCGGGACTGAGTCCCGGTCAGTCCTGGTCGTCGGCGCCGATCGCGGCGTCGAGGCGAGTGCGAGCCCCGTCCAGCCACTGCTGGCACATCTTGGCCAGCAGCTCGCCGCGCTCCCACAGGGCGAGGGACTCCTCCAGGGTCGTGCCGCCCTGCTCCAGGGTGCGCACCACCTCGATCAGCTCTTCGCGGGCCTCCTCGTAGCTGAGGTCCTGGGTCGGTTCGGGGGCGTCAGGCATCGGGTGCTCCTGGTTGAGGGGTGTCGCCGGCGCCTGCGGTGCCGCCGGCGGTGTGGTTCGTGGTGTCGTTGTTCGTGGCCTCGGTCGTGGTGGTGACGGCGTGGACCCGGCCGTCCGCGAGGCGCACGGCGAGCGGGTCGCCGGCCGACAGCGAGGCGACCGAGGTGAGCACGTGTCCGTGAGCGTCCTGCACCACGGCGTACCCGCGCTGCAGGGTGGCCAGCGGGGAGAGCGCCCGGGCGCGTGCCCGGCGGTGGTCGATGTCGTCGGCGGCGCGGTCGAGGCGGTGGGAGAACGTACGGCGGGCACGCTCGAGCAGGCCGTGCACCTCCTCGGCCCGGGTATCGAGCAGGGTGCGGGGGTCGGCCAGCACCGGCCGGGACCGGAGCCCGTCGAGCCCGGACTGCTCACGCTCGATCCGGCCGAGCACCAGGGCGCGGATCCGCTGCTGGGCCCAGATCACCCCGTTGCGCTCCTCGGCCATGTCCGGCACCACCAGCTTGGCGGCATCGGTGGGGGTGGAGGCGCGGACGTCGGCGACCAGGTCGAGCAGCGGCTGGTCGGGCTCGTGCCCGATCGCCGAGACCACCGGGGTGCGCATCTTGTGCACCGCACGGATCACCGCCTCGTCACTGAACGGGAGCAGGTCCTCCACCGAGCCCCCGCCGCGCGCCACCACGACGACCTCGACCTCGGGGTCGCGCTCCAGCCGGTCCAGCGCCTCCAGCACCTCGGTCGCCGAGCGCTGGCCCTGCATCGCGGCGTACACCACCTTGAAGCGCACCGCCGGCCACCGGCGGCGGGCGTTCTCCAGCACGTCCCGCTCCGCCGCGGAGTTGGGGGCGGTCACCAGCCCGACCAGGCCCGGCAGGAAGGGCAGGGAGCGCTTGAGCTCCGGTGCGAACAGACCTTCCGCGGCGAGCAGCTGACGGCGTCGCTCCAGCCGGGCGAGCAGCTCGCCGAGACCGACCATCCGGATGCTGCGCACGGACAGCGACAGCGACCCGCGGTTGGCGTAGTAGCTCGGCTTGGCGTGCACCACCACGCTCGCGCCCTCGACCAGCGGGGGATTGAGGGAGTCGAACAGCGTGCGGGAGCAGGTCAGCGGCACCGAGATGTCGGCGACGGAGTCGCGCAGGGTCATGAAGACCGTCTGCACCCCGGGCCGGCGGCTGACCTGCGCAATCTGCCCCTCCACCCAGATCGCGCCCAGCCGGTCGATCCATCCGGAGATGGCGTTGGCGATC containing:
- a CDS encoding ABC transporter ATP-binding protein → MTTPSPAGSPAGSPAGGAFGLLAEVVVPGRVTAHLQAGPGEVVAVIGPNGAGKSTLLHALAGLVPMTGQVLVDGTDWASLPVPARELGVVFQDRSLFPHLSACDNVAFGLRARGVPRRVADATALEWLERFGVTELARRRPGQLSGGQAQRVAIARALACRPRLLLLDEPFAGLDVTVAAALRLELAEHLAGFSGVTLLVTHDALDALTLASRVVVVDGGTVAQTGTPRQVAAQPRTEHVARLVGINVVRDGTELVAFSPTAVTVSLARPEGSARLSWHGAVSTLTPHGDALRVQVASSPPLLADVTPESARELALAPGRPVWLSAKATAVRRYPAGNPSHERQSRHGSPTGDR
- a CDS encoding ABC transporter permease, encoding MSTSRTSSLGRPPVVLLAPAAFAVALLVVPLVALVASTDADALGAHLRDERVLRALWLTTVASGATVVACLVLGTPLAWVLARVEFPGRSVLRALVTVPLVLPPVVAGVALLSALGRTGLVGAPLRDLGVTIPYTTWAVVIAHTFVAMPFYVLSVEGSLRTGGDQLDRVAATLGATRLLTFRRVTLPLVLPGIAAGSALAWARSLGEFGATITFAGNYPGTTQTMPSLIYAELQADVEVARTLSLVLLAASLAVLALLRNRWLVRP
- the modA gene encoding molybdate ABC transporter substrate-binding protein; the protein is MRPRLLLPALAALLLTLSGCGLGPGGEPDERSLTVLAAASLTETFTRLGDTFEAAHPDVEVRLAFDSSATLAQQVTEGAPADVLATADQRSMSLAQDAGGVADSPRLLARNTLVLITPAGDPAVDDVTDLEDPDVDFVTCVPTAPCGALAAEVLSRNDVAAAPASQEVDVKAVLARVTSGEADAGLVYRSDAVAAGDGIEVVQLPGGASRPTDYLVAVLAGAQEPDLAREFLELALGPEGRRVLTEAGFTDPGSEPDR
- a CDS encoding TOBE domain-containing protein gives rise to the protein MTTYRIAEAAALLGVSNDTLRRWIDGGRVTTLATSGPQVIEGTDLAALAESLADSPDREQTRAASVSARNRLPGIVTRVKRDTVMAQVEMICGPYRLVSLMSSEAADDLGLEPGVRAIASVKSTNVVVEVP
- a CDS encoding DUF4245 family protein, whose translation is MSGKPARHQTSMAGMIGAMIVLVAAVLAVVLLRDLGRESAETSPDALEWESAVAGAQDTGLEVAYPARLPAGWKVTSVELEPTDPPTWGMGMLTDTGAFVGLRQQDESVRDLVETYVDDDAEEGDPVQVGGDLGGTWSTYTDEGGDTAFVLERGDDVLLVYGSAPREVIIDFAEQLTEAPRD
- a CDS encoding exodeoxyribonuclease VII small subunit — encoded protein: MPDAPEPTQDLSYEEAREELIEVVRTLEQGGTTLEESLALWERGELLAKMCQQWLDGARTRLDAAIGADDQD
- the xseA gene encoding exodeoxyribonuclease VII large subunit; amino-acid sequence: MALETSSDSPAPVRQIANAISGWIDRLGAIWVEGQIAQVSRRPGVQTVFMTLRDSVADISVPLTCSRTLFDSLNPPLVEGASVVVHAKPSYYANRGSLSLSVRSIRMVGLGELLARLERRRQLLAAEGLFAPELKRSLPFLPGLVGLVTAPNSAAERDVLENARRRWPAVRFKVVYAAMQGQRSATEVLEALDRLERDPEVEVVVVARGGGSVEDLLPFSDEAVIRAVHKMRTPVVSAIGHEPDQPLLDLVADVRASTPTDAAKLVVPDMAEERNGVIWAQQRIRALVLGRIEREQSGLDGLRSRPVLADPRTLLDTRAEEVHGLLERARRTFSHRLDRAADDIDHRRARARALSPLATLQRGYAVVQDAHGHVLTSVASLSAGDPLAVRLADGRVHAVTTTTEATNNDTTNHTAGGTAGAGDTPQPGAPDA